In the Anolis sagrei isolate rAnoSag1 chromosome 1, rAnoSag1.mat, whole genome shotgun sequence genome, TgcttaaaataatggaaattcaaGCTGTTACAGGTTTTCTTCTTTGCCATTCTCCAGTCATTTGCAGAAGTCTTATAAATatttaagaaaggaagatagTGAAGAATTGATATTCAAGTGCATTCCCTCTTCCCACACTTGCTGTCTCAAGAAAGCCTCTCCCCTTACTTTCCTTTTCAATCATGCAATTAAggtatattctttttttaaaaaaaaaactctcttgTAAAGGCGTGCAGACCCATTCTAGGCCATGAAGAGCATAAACAAGTAGGGAGAAGTTAAGTCTTCCACCACAAGTGGTTTTCATCTAAACGTTCAGGAGACCATGTGGGGGTCTGTGTACAAAaggggagattttttaaaaagcaaaaagagttggggaaaatatttgACCCAACCTTCAACCACAGACAACGGTGGTAATTTGGACCACAAACTGTGGGTCTGATACCAAATGGAGTACTTTTAGCTCAATGCTGGGATCATGGAAAAATTGGAAACAGTTAAAGGTTTCAGAATGCCACCTAGCAACAATGTGCATTGTTTACACTGGACTCTGCAGaacatgcttcagctgtacttcataaaaacaacaacagcatgttCATCAAACCTTGGAAATGCTGGTTTATTTCCAGTgaatctattttatatacctatatacctggggtcatgtgaAAATTTCTCAGCTCAAAAGGGATTCCAAGTGAAAAACGTTTAAGATCCCTGATCTAATTGGTTCTTCCCTCTGACTAACATCATTGGAAAATATTGTGATATTTGGTAAAGTGGAAAGCCataggaaaagagggaaaacCATACTATAGATGGCTTtactcaatcaaagaagccagaaaccagagtttgcaagacctgagtggcagcagatgtctgaggtctttcattcatagagtcaccagAAAATGACCTTGATAGTCAGTATTAGCAACAAACTGATTTGAAAGGTGATTGAAAAAACTTTAATGGTCTGATACATAGTTAATCTGGCCCTcctacactacacaattatagcactataattccactACAACTATCCTGATTGAATTCCATAGAatatggagtttgtagtttggcgaagcaTTCAAGCTCTCCTTAAATTACACACCTCTCTTTATATTGCCAATCACACAATACCACAGAATGGAACAGTGGCAGTTACTTCACtgggaccgggctgtggcacagttggctaggagtcagctgcattaaatcaccactgactgaaaggtcatgagtttgaagccagcccaggtcagagtaagctcccgaccatttatctagcttgctgtcgacctttgcagcccgaaagacagttgcatctgtcaagtaggaaaattaggtaccacttatgtggggaggctaatttaactaatttataaaactataaaaaatcTTTAGCAGCgggtgaaagaatgaggaagtactccatcaagaattcgacaatacaaatattataataatatcacagtaaataatgaacaatTGCTTTCCGTTCTGGGACAACCAAGGAAGCTCTAAAGGCTGGATCATTCTGCACAGTGGTGGGGCCAGTTTGGTCCCACAATTCCCTCTCCTTTAATCCACTTCCCTGACCTTTTGTGGCTGACAAAGCCATGGCTTGCACTTTCTTATTTGGCTGCTAGCAAGGGCCCGGAGCTGCTGCTCTGCATAATTCAAGTTCTCATTTGCTGAGCTGTTCTGTGGGTCGCTGTGCTGCTTGTTTACTTGGCCATACACCACCAAGCCTTGTTCATTTCAGCCAATGGAAAACAGCAGCTTCTATTGTGATTCAGATCAAGAACTTGTGGGTTTTAAGTGCATTCCCCTAAGGCTGATAATAGAAGGCTACTATTTTTGCTTGCTACATGATGGCAATTATATAAAGTTATCCTAATGGGCAGAAATAAAGATGGCTACATTGGTAATTATGGGACAACATCTCTCATGCATCAACATATCTACATTTTGGTTCAGTCTGAAAAAGTTAAATATGTTCCCCTGCTGTTTCTCCAAGTGAATTTTAACCAGCTTTAACTGATTTTGGGAAATGCAGGATCTCTATAATTGTTTGACCTCCAGCCTCTTGCTGAAACAAGCAGCTTTCATTTAAGCTTTAGACTAAGCCACAGTGTCTCCTCAGAGTCAAGCCTTTGAAATAGCTGTGGCTGTATTTGGAACATCTCTGAGTAGCAGGGGGGAAATATCTGCGGTTGTTAAAAaatgtaggttttttaaaaaggaaaaaagtacTGCTTCTCTGCAGAGTGTCATGTTCTCGCTTAATAAGAGGTTTTTCAAACTTTGAAATCGTGAAGCACACTgaatagaaaattatttctttttcaaaaaccaacattattattattattattattattgtgtttgctAGTTTTAGTAAGCTGAATTAAAATAAAGTACCTTCCCATCAGAAGGTGAATATTTTTCGGCTTCTTTTAACTTGACTGTGGCAGAGTTATTTTTTGGATcacaattcccaaaatcatgcAGCCAGCATGATTACTGTTAAGGGAGTATGGGCTTTGTAGCCACCAAAGTAAGCTTTGCAAATTGTGTCTCTGCCTGTGGTCAGGTTTTCCTCTCTTTGATGTGCATCTTGGAAGTTAACCACTTCTTTAAATCTAAATTCACCTGCCAAttctctgtcttgtcagtgtataaatgacaggcattgaatgtttgtcgtatatgtgtgttctgtgatctgcccttagtctcctccggggtgagaagggcggaatataaatactgtaaataaataaataaagtttgatatCTTGCTAGCCAATACAGGGACTTCTCAATGACTTAATAATTCTGCTATAGTTCTTTAAACCGCCCCCCTTCTACTTGTAATTCCTTTTCAAAAACTGAAACATTATATCGAGCTACCTTAGGCAAGCTTTGCTTGAAAAGGTTTTATAAATGAATTTACATACATGCATATGTGCGTGCATAATAGAATTGCatttccaatttaaaatatatatattttagggCTTTTGTGTTGATTTAATTACAGAATTTTGAGCTgaaagacacctcatgggccatgcagtccaaccccctgcactGCAGGAATATGAATATGTGAAGGTCCTAAACAAGATACTGAAAAGTCAAGACAAAACATTGAATTCTAATGTTCATgcctttgcatttatttatttatggtatttctagcccgcctttctcagcacTAAGGCAACTCAAGGAGGGTTACAAATTggtaataattcaatgccacacattcataaaatatacaattaaaaacattcagcataacattataaaaaccatataaaagccattaaaaacatataatcatcagaGTTGCCCTGTTAAACTCATTATCCAGTAGCAtcgtctagccattccatgttcattcttcatagtttcatgtttatctattatgctgcatttccaaaagcttgttcaaatagccaagtttttacttttcttcggAAAGTCAGCAgagagggggtcgatctaatattcctagggagggagttccacagctgaggggccaacactgaaaaggccctgtttctcgttcccgccagacacatctgtgaggaaggcgggatcgagagcagggcctccccagatcaggtctgtagccaggatttcgatttgggggggggggtctgagttttttttcgggggggggggttcaggggctgagtttcgaggggggggctgagtctgagtgaaagagggtctaccctagcaaaccttttgtatcattaccccaatacccccatgcatatgggatatattgagtatggtgatcagatcatgatatgaataaacataacagtttaaataatgcaccagtaaggccttttcgcgaaccaccatgagatttTCGGGGGGGCGGGGttgaaacccctcaagccccccccccccccagctacatgcttgccccagatgatcttaagttcctagaagattcataaggagagatacatttggacaagtaagctggtcaagaaccatttagggctttatagactaaagccagcatttctatgtatgattgtgGAAGGCagatagtgaagaaagctgataagaagaaaataaattcattttaaGTGTGGTGCTGAAAAAGAGTTCTGTAGGTACAACGGACTAATCTAATTCAGTACTGAACTACCTAGAATTTAAGGTCAGCCCTGGAAACTGCTTGTGGGACCCCAACATGTGTGTCAGGGGTTTTtggttgtttatatatatatagttacatGTCATTTATGGAAATAGCAAGTGGGAATATGAACTGGGGGGCTGACTTGCTTCAGTTACATAGATAGATCATAAACTTTAACTGGCTGGATTGGTGTGAACTATGTCAGATGATTAAGATGAAGAagcatttctatgcacactggaAGACATCTCAAGCATGAGATTGAGAAACTGAGCAAGCAGCTGCTTCTGCATGTAgatgggctgggctttagcacagcaggttgatCACCAAGCTGCAAttaatcttgccaaccaaaaggctgATAGTTCGaaacctgggtcagggtgagcacctgacctttagcccagcttctgccttcctagcagtttgaagatagatatgagtagataaataggaaccgcaTTAAGCAGAGAGGTATTTTAGGAATGGCATTTTGatcagaaaaaaggaggaagtttatgaacaaagaaagctcttcagcaaggagatggagcgacagcacccccctgtggccagaaccgaacacagcctccaaagatgccaaaagatggcaAAACCTATATAAATACatttctatctgttgtctgtcctgtcattGCATAAtttacattgaatgtttgccatatatgtgttcagtGATCCTcccagagtccccttcggggtgagaagggcaaaataaaaacacagtaaataaataaaaaaaaataaaacaatgagtACAAACTATGCCTATATAGGCCccaactacattttaatatgtgtatttatataacTTTTGCAGTATTTGTGTATTTTGACTGTGACACATCTTGAACTatgaggaaagatgggaaagaaataaaattattgttgttgttattgttattatctacactgccatatggcacagttgaattgcattatatggcattatattgagttaaactgcattctggaactgtattatatagtaatGAAGATGGGGCCTACATAGGTGGGTAGGAGATGGGATTCCAGGCAAGATAAACTAATGATAGACGAAACCAAACAACACTTTTCTATGTTTTTCAGTCACTTGATACCAAGTACGCCAGTAATGTTAATAACAAGCAATTTTGAACCGCAGTATCTGCAAAGTCATGAATAACCAGTTAGTAGAAAGTAAAATTCCAAGCtgtttaaaaatctgtttgtatACCTTTGAGATCGATAAGCAAGTCTTTGGTGCTTGCAAAGCCTTCTGCCtggggtgatagtatgatagctgggtccggaagctccgagctTCCGCACATTCCGCAACGGCaattgtgaataagggaaggggagagtgGCACACTGAGGAGGGCAGGAATATACTTAAATTTGGTGGAagaatagaaaggaggggagggttggAATAaagtttagggtaaggtttagggtttggggtagggtaagggttaggattagggttagaattaggattatgggtaaggtttagggtttgggttaggattagggtttgggttaggattagggttaagggttaggcttagggtaagGCTAACCCttagggttttaccattaaagaattcttacattctttctataatatctgtgttccgTTCTGCATTACGCAAACAGTGCTCCTGAAGGAGCGAAGCAGAAACACGTAATGCTCAGAGCATCCGGgcccagctttcatactattacttcttctggtgcctcaccaaactacaactcctattattccctagcattgagccctgtcaggctgcattcatagaatcatagagttggaagagaccttgtgtgccatccagtcaaaccccctgccaagaagcaggaaaatcatattcaaagcacccctgacagatgaccatccagcctatgtttaaaagcctccaaagaagaagcctccaccacactccagggcagagagttccactgctgaacacctctcacagtcaggaagttcttcctaatgttcagatggaatctcctttcttgtagtttgaagccattgttccacatcctagtctctagggcaggaGAAAGCAAGCTTGTCCCTTCCTCTCcattacttcctctcacatatttataatgggcatgtttagtcttctattttgtaggctaaacatgcccaactctttaagccgctcctcatagggcttattctccagacccttgatcattttagtcaccctcctctggacacattccagcttgtcaacatctcccttcaattgtggtgcccagaattggacacagtattccagatgtggtctaaccaaggcagaatagaggggtagcatgacttccctggatctagaattCATTCTaaaatcttctttttcttctactgCCCTTTCCACTTTGGGTTCCTTCTAAACCATGGCGCCAATGCAGTTCCTCTTGGCCATTAGGGGGCGCTGTGTGTTTCCCTCCACTCTCCTCCTGGGCCCCGGAAGCCGGAAGAGAAGAGGCGGGGTTAGGGATAGGCGGAGCGGCTCGAGAAGAGCGCGCGTCGGGATTGGTCGGAATCTTTTCTCTTATCCAATGGCAGGGCTCGCTGACCACGCCGTGCCCCGCCTCCGCCCGCCATCTTGGTTCTGCCGGGGAGGAAGAGCGCTGAGGTGTCCTTTTCCAGGCAAGCGAGGCAGCCATGCCGCACTTTCAGAACTGGGATGAGTTCAGCCGCGCCGCCGAGAAGCTCTACATGTCGGACCCCCTGAAGGTAGAGTTTATGAGGATCGGGAGGGAAGAGAAGCAGAGCCCGCGAAGAGCCGGCCAAGCTTTGCTTCAGGGCcttcaggaggaggaggggagaaatggCATTCACTCCCCCTGTCTAAGGGTTTTTATCCACAGCAAGGAtgcgtctgcactgtagaattaatgcagtttggtttcACTTTAActctctagctcaggcatgggccaatttgggccttccctccaggtgttttggactcccaccattcctaacagcctcaggccccttccttttccccctcagccgcttaagcggctgagggggaaaaggaagggacctgagactgttaggaatggtggaagtccaaaacacctggagggaaggcccaaattggctcatgcctggtgtagctcaatgctatgggattatggGGATTTCATAAGGCATTTATCCTTCAatgtcaaagagtgctgctgcctcagcaaactacaaatcccttgaTTCCATGGCGTTGTGTCTCAGGGCccgtaaagtggtgtcaaactgcattaattctgcagtgtagatgcatcctggcaGAACCAATTTGTAGCACAAGCCTTTATAGGCTCTAAATTTCCTTCCCTGGGTTCTTGAAATGGGCTCCCTTGTTGTGGATGAAATGGATGAAAAGGCAGGCAGTACAAGACTTAAATGGCTAcacagagaaataataataataacttaataataaaactttatttataccccgccaccatctccccaagggactcggagcggcttacaagaaaggagattccatctgaacatgaggaagaacttcctgactgtgagagccgttcagcagtggaactctctgccccggagtgtggtggaggctccttctttggaagcttttaaacagaggctggatggccatctgtcaggggtgatttgaatgcaatattcctgcttcttggcagggggttggactggatggcccatgaggtctcttccaactctttgattctatgattctacatgaggccaagtccaacaacacatcgataaaacaacaaaaaatagtaaaaacaataagcaaaatacaattagtataactcagacatggacaataacaatttttataccccgccagccgtctcccctaggggacttggagcggcttacaagggacaagcccaaaaattacaattaaagcacacaagtaaaacactttaatcaattaaaaccatcagataaaaacaatgcaacacaattataaacaacataagaacaatatggctgagaaaaagtaCATAGCTGAGggacagattcaatgagtgctaTACATTTTACAGGAGTGGAAGAAAAGTGCAATAATCCAGTAGAAATAGAGtccatttgttttatttacttaccatatttgtacccctcccttctcaaccccgagggggactcagaacagcctCACATATCATCAACAATTCAATGACATAAACATTTACATTGATAAACATTTACAtgaaaaaacagaattaaaacatctaaaacaattttatttatttcatacatttctaccccCGTCcttctcagggcggcttcacaacaagcactcgTTAtgtaattaaaatcacataatccaaaatgataatccagagccattccaattgtcattgcacagatTCTACATTCATTTGTTGCACTGCAGGTTATTCTCCAAAATCTTGGTCCTATAGCCATGTTTCTATATCTGATGATAAAACAGAATCTGGCCAAATTACATGTTGCTCAGTTTGGTTTTCATTAAAACCAGTGGTCTTGTGTGTGGCGTGATTCCTTTAGAGGTTATGTGTGACTCATCagttgaaaaaataataaaagtgaaaatactcCATCTACATGGGTTTCATCCTGAAGCAAGCTTTGTGAAAGCCTTCTTCTTTTGTAGCAATAGTGATAGGATAAATAACCCAATGGGGGATTATATCTAATTATGCGTCTTGCAAAGTGTGCCACCTCTTTTATCTATTATAGGGTTTAAGGCCAGTTATATAGCATTTCCCATGCTATATACATTACAATTTTTTCATTAATGCCATTGAATAAGACTACTCTCACTTATTTAAGTAAAAGGAAGTCCTGCATGCTGCTTTCTTTTAATTGAGTTCAGAAAGACTTGTCGATAGTTCTTTGCCTAAATGCATGTAGCAGATACCAGCCAGTGAAGTATTACTATATTCTTTTATTGTGTAGCTGAccaagggtgcagctacactgtagaattaatatacttTTATCTGCCATgtttcaaggctatggaatcataggagttgtagttcagtgaggtacttgcactctttggcaaagaagcctAAACATTCTGTTAAATTACACCTCCtaggataccatagcattgaccAATGGCAGTTGAAGGAGTCAAGCTTTATTAATTCTGTTGTGTAGATGTATTCTAAGTTATGCATGCTAGGGCAAGTTGGTTATTAAAAAGGAGGAAGCGGGATGTTAAGTACTGTAGAACTATTTCCAAGGGTGGATTACAGAATTCACTTGTCCCTTTTTGTAGTATTTGGTTGGAAACAGTAATTGCAAATTTGTAAAACGATGCTTATGTTATTTCAGGTACGTGTGGTACTCAAATATCGGCACTGTGATGGAAATCTGTGCATCAAAGTAACAGATGATGTTGTTGTAAGTAAAATGTTTGTGGGGAGATTTTAGCAACATGATCCTTTGAATCCCATTTGCCAATTgtcttttgaaaatatttgattttaGCTATAAAGTAACACTTAAGTTGATTCCCACAGTGAAATGGCACATGTGTGCACCTAACAGGGTCCCCTCTTTTTCTGTTCTCAAACGCACACCATGTGCCAGCTTTCTTTTCCACTTTTAGAGGAAGATGTCAGGAGCTTCACAAGTTTACTGTGTATGTGAGGGGGAAGTAAAGATTGCTTATGAAGACTGGCATTttgttggttagtcccaactagagtacacCTCACATTGTAGTCATGACTTAACAACAGAATTTAGGTCAAAGTGTGGTTAAGTGAGGcaatacagtcatccctccacatttgtggttatGCCTTTTTCAGATTTGGTTATCCACTGATTTgattacaatattatttctaggaatctcttaaGTTTTCTGTGTCAGTTTACTCTGGTCATGCTGGATGACTTagatatttctagagagaacacctctctagaaatctttagctCCTCCAGTACAATACTTTGGACAGCTTCCAGTGGAATTCAaacatagagtcatgctggaagacttaacacagtggttctcaacctggggtccccagatgtttttagcctacaactcccagaaatcccaactagtttaccagctgttaggatttctgggagttgaaggccaaaaacatctggggaccccaggttgagaaccactgacttagaatttcttagagaggtgttctctcgggTAAAAATGTTTACAGCAAtgtctttatttgtggtttttcactttcacgggGATCCTGTtctaatgtggagggctgactataggAGTGAAAAAGCAGATCAACCAATCTGCTTGCCCCTTCAGTCTTTACTGGTTTTGTACTGAAACTGGAAGCTGCCTTGCACTACTGTGCTATATTCCCAGTGTAGATACGTTTTCCATGTTTAGTTTGAAATAGCCATGTATGCAGAACCTGCTGATACCATCAAATGGCTTTCCTTGGATTCTTCCATGCTGTAACAGGAAGAGAAGATACTGTaacaggaagagaagaaaggcttCAGAAATCGTTCTATGCCTTGAAATTTAGAGTGCAAAACAGAGTTAACTTGTAAATTCTGAGAATACTTAGGTTCAACACAAAGTTTGAAATAATGTCATCATCTGAAGCAGGTAGAATTCTTAGGTATTTCATATATACACTTGTTTGTATAAACTCTTAAAATGTTTTAAGAGTTCATATGATTGCTATGTCTATTTACAGATTAGCATGTAAAAACAGCTCCTCTATGTACGGGGTGTAATTCTTTTTAGTCCAGATTTAATTTCCAATAGTGGCCAGTCAGATGTATTTGGAAACTTGCAAAATAGGGCATGAAGTGTGTGATTATATTACTCAtttaatatatggaggcaattaCCCCCAAACATGGTGCGTCTCTTGTTGTAGAATGGCTAATGCTCTTACctgtaaaattatttattatttcctattGTCACTTGCAAGAAACAAGATGTTAGACAATCTAAATGAAATAGGGAAACTACTTTGGTTTAGCATTTTTTAATTGAATGATTAGATTAACTGTAATTTGAGAAAAcattctctgatttttttttcttgtagcaGTTCAGAATCAAGTTCTACAATATGATTGtagaagaaaggaaaatgttATTTCGTCTGTTATCCTTGAAAAGAAAACAATGTGTAGGAAACCTCATATAAAATTCCTTCTTCTATAGACATCTcattctttcatttttaaaaacaaaaataaactttcTACTAGTGTACtttctggttgtactggtccatttagttttctggggtgaaaattgctggaagaaacattaacaacctcagatatgcagatgacaccactctgatggccgaaagcgaggaggagctgaggagccttctaatcaaggtgaaagaagaaagcgcaaaagccgggttgcagctaaacgtcaaaaaaccaagattatggcaacaagaatgattgacaactggaaaatagagggagaaaccgtggaggccgtgacagactttgtatttctaggtgcaaagattactgcagatgcagactgtggccaggaaatcagaagacgcttacttcttgggaggagagcaatgtccagtctcgataaaatagtgaagagtagagacatcagactggcaacaaagatctgcctagtcaaagccatggtattccctgtagtaacctacggatgtgagagctggaccttagggaaggctgagcgaagcaagatcgatgcttttgagatgtggtgttggaggaaagtgctgagagtgccttggactgcgagaagatccaaccagtccatcctccaggaaataaagcccgactgctcactggagggaaagatactagagacaaagttgaagtactttggccacatcatgaggagacaggaaagcctagagaagacaattatgctggggaaagtggaaggcaaaaggaagaggggccgaccaagggcaagatggatggatggcatccttgaagtgactggactgaccttgagggagctgggggtggtaacggccgacagggagctctggcgtaggctggtccatgaggtcacgaagagtcggagacgactgaacgaatgaacaacaacaacaacagtgtacTTTCTAAAATTTTGGAAAGCTGCTTTCCCCAATAATATTTGTATCTTTTGATCTTCAGTTCTAAATATACTTATTAGGAAAGTCCAATGAACACAGTAAGGctcttaaataaaaataaagaggatAATCTCCTTGCTTTGAAGCCACCAGTTATCATTTTGTGACTGCAGTGTGCTAAACCAGTTGAGTCACACTTTTAGAACAAGGATAGGAGATGCATTTTGCCACAGTGGCCAGTTTCCAATTTTGAAAGGATCTCAGGTGCAGTGAACAGAGGTAAGGCTATAAGGTGGGGGCTAAAGGTGGGCCTAAGCAAAGTGCTCATGGTCAAGTGTAAATTTTACTTGTTTGCTCCAGTGCAACAATTTTATTACATGTAAAGGCTCCACAGTCTTCAAATTAGAGT is a window encoding:
- the SRP9 gene encoding signal recognition particle 9 kDa protein, with translation MPHFQNWDEFSRAAEKLYMSDPLKVRVVLKYRHCDGNLCIKVTDDVVCLLYRTDQAQDVKKIEKFHSQLMRLMVAKESRSVVMETD